Part of the Gracilimonas sp. genome is shown below.
GATTTCATACTTATCTGAGTAGGTTTCCACTTCTTTTCTGAATTTTTCAGCCCGGGTGCGGAGATGATCAGGCACAAGCTGCAGGTTTAAAACGGCAACCTTTCGGATGGTTCCATCTTCTGCTTCCACTTCTTTAATCTCGGTTTGTTCAGCTACCTCTTTAGCGTATTGGAGAGAATCCATGTCTTCCGGGATGTCAACCTGTCCGGCTAAAACGGGCTCCTGCATTACTTCTTTCTCTGTTTCATCAGGCAGTTCCGATTCGGTGCCTTTACTGCTAATTAAATCCAGTACCGTATTTTCTATAGTAATGAGCAGGCTGTCTTCGGTGTCGTTTTCATCAGCCAACACTTCGATAGTGCCCTCACCGTCCTCAAAATCTACGTCCCATCGAACTTTGCCTCCGTTTTGGTATTCAATCCAGTTGGTCTTGGTTCGCTCTTTAAAATCTCCCCATTGCCGTAACATATCATCCCGGAAGCTGTTGAATTCCATTTCATGCTGAAACACAAAAGCTTCATAATCGGCGATGTTTTGGTGTAGCGCAGAATCCTGGGCAGCCTGAATTTGATCAAGTTGCTGCTGCCGTTGCTGCCGGTATTCTTCCCAGGTGAGTGATGCATCTTGTGCTGTGATGTGTGTCGATGAAAAGAAAAGAATGACCAGTCCAAAAAATAGTGAAGTCTTCATAAGTACCCCAAATGTGCTTTAGCCTAATTAATTGGTGAAATTGTCCCCGTGGTTTGTATCCCAAAAGTACAACCTGCAGAGCAAAAGCCAAATACCGATTTTTTGATGCAAAATTTCTGTGTAATGGCTTATGATTTAGGAAGCGAAATGATTTCCGGTATGCAAGCGAGTCGTTCACGGCATCGCGTTAAATAAAAATCGCGTTTAGTTAAAAAGTATTTCACCTAAATTTTCTGTAATCAGATAAAACAATTTAAATTGGCTCTTCGTCTTTTTTTATGAAACTTTGTTAGAAGGGTTGCTTAAAGGTAAAGGAATGTCTAACTCTAACTACCAATTTTAAACAAACAGGACGCTACACTATGAAGAAAATACTACTGTTCTTAAGCTTGATTGTTCTGGTTCCGGCATGGGCGAATGCTCAAAAAGGAGACAAGGACAAAAAAGAAGAAGACAAATTCACGGAACTAACCAAAGATGCCGAACATATTGAGGGTTTCTTTGATCTGTATAAAACAGATGATGCTCTGTACCTGACTGTTACTGAAGAGCAGCTAAATAATGACTTTCTCATGAATTTTGAAATTGAGCAAGGTATTGGTTCATCCGGATTATATGGCGGAACCATGCTGAGCGTGTTTGAGGGGTTACTTGTACGACTTGAAAAGCAGGAAGGAAAGTTGATGCTTGTTCAAAAACCACACCGTTATGTGGCTGAAGAAGGTACACCGGAAGCAGTATCGGTAGAATTGGGATATGGGAATTCAATTCTGGAAACCGCCAAGGTTGAAACAACCAATGATGACGGCGTAATGCTGGTAAATGTGTATGACTGGTTTGTAGGCGACCTTTCCAATATTGGACAGCGGGTGAGCTTTGTGGTTTCTTCACGACCGGGGCAGCCGGGACGTGCTTCTTTTGATAAATCGAGAAGCTACCTGAAAGCGGTTAAGTCATTCCCGATGAATACAAATGTGACCGCTCAGCTTACATTCAATAACAGCGAACTGGGAGGTCCGAGAACCGTAGCCGACAGCCGATATATCCCGGTATCCATTCATTATACCATGGCGGAACTTCCTGAAGAGCCCATGAGTCCGCGTATGGCCGATGACCGTACCGGTTTTTTTATGACGGTACATAAGGACTTTACCGACGATGACGATGATACTTTCTTCAAGCGATATGTGAACAAATGGAGACTGGAATGTGACGGAGCTCCCGGAGCAGACGGACTTTGCGATCCGGTTGAGCCCATCACCTACTATATCGACCACACAGTACCTGAAGCCTACCGGGAAGCTATGATGGAAGGGGTGGAAGAATGGTCGAAGGCATTTGAAGCTGCCGGTTTCCGAGATGCGGTTCAGGCCGAAATGTTGCCTGAAGGTGTTGAGCCGGAAGATATCCGCTATGCAACCCTGAGATGGAACGTGTCGGACCAGCCGGGGTACGGAGCCATTGGCCCTTCTGTGGTTGACCCAAGAACAGGAGAAATCCTGGATGCGGATATACTTTTTGAAGCCAACATGATTCTGGGCGACAAAGAAGAGTACCGCGAAATGGTAGAACCGAGAGCAGCCATTGATGAAATTTACAATGTGAGTGCTGAAGAAGTGGCGATGTCGAGCCGTTCAGAGATGAAGTCGTTTTACACGGAAATGGCCATGCAGCTTGATATGGTTAAAGGACTGCTGGTAGCCAGAGGACAAATTGCTTCCAACGACCCTGTTCCCAAGGAATTCACCGATCAGGCACTGCGATGGGTAACCATGCACGAAGTGGGGCATACGCTTGGCCTTCGTCACAATTTCCGCTCTTCCGTAGATACTCCTCTTGACAAACTATATGACACCGAATGGACTGAGGAAAATGGAGTTTTCAGTTCAACGATGGATTATCCAACGGTAAACTTGTCGCCACAGGGAGAAGACAATGATGGACATTACTATAACACCAGTGTAGGTTCTTATGACCGATGGGTAATCAGTTACGGGTACACGCCGGATGATGAGAAAGCAGCGGAAATTGCCCGAATGGCAGCTCAGCCGGGTCATGCCTACGGTACCGATGAAGATGCCCGTGGTTCAGGTGCAATAGATCCACATGTCAATGTTTATGATCTTGGAGCTGACCCACTTGCATGGGGTAAAGGACGTGCTGCCCTGCTGAGAGACCTTATTCCGGAAGTTCCGGAGATTGCGCTGGCAGACAACATGCCTTATTACGAGGCAACCGATTTGTTCAACACGTACTTCTTCCAGTATGTGAGAGCATTGGGCCCGACGGTGAAATATATTGGGGGCCAATACCAGTACAGAGACCATGTTGGAGATCCTGATGCGCGGATGCCATTTGTACAAATTCCACTGGAAAAACAGCAGGAAGCACTTGATATGATTATCGAGTATGCCTTAGCTGAAGATGCGTTTGAACTTCCTCAGGAAGTATATCAGCAATTTGGAGCTGATCGATGGAGCCATTGGGGTAACTCAAACACCTATGGCGGCCGTATCGACTATCCGTTGCATCAATATTTGTTGGGAGTGCAATCAAGCCTGCTTGAAGCGCTGCTTGATGGAACACGCCTGGCCCGAATTCGGGATACCGAAGTTAAATTTGGGGAAGAAAACACGATCACTATCCCTGAGCTTATGGGAACCATCACCAACGCCGTTTGGAGTGAAGTATGGGCGGCTCCGGGATCAAACATCAGCAGTAACCGCCGTGATGTACAGCGTGCATATCTGGACCTGATGATTGAGATTGTTACAGATGCTCCGTCCGATATGCCGGCAGATGCACGTTCGGTAGCCCGGGCACAATTGTCGGATCTTAACAACCGAATTACCCGGCGATTGACACCACCTTACAGCTTCGATGCTTATACCGAAGCGCATCTGCGTGAAGTGAAGGCACGGGTAGATAAAGCACTGGATGCAGGCTTAAGCCTTGAAAACTGATAGTTAGAAAGGCAACAGCTTAGTACTTCTGAATTTGGCTCCGATGCTCAGCGTCGGAGCTTTTTTTATGTGCAAAAAAAAATACTTCTATCCATTATACCCAACTGAAAGAACCGTGATATCATCCGACTGATCGGCTTTGCCCATAAACTTCAGCACATCCACAATCAGGCTGCGCACCAGTTTATTGATGTTATCTTTGCTATGCTTTTCCAGAAAGGCTTCAAGGCGGGGTTCTTCATACATGGAGCCATCTACAGCCGTTGCTTCTGTAACGCCATCTGTGAAGAGGAGAATTTTTTCACCCGGTTCGAGCGTAAATTCTTTCGTCTCAAAATTGAAGGGTTCAATTTTACCAAGCAGAATTCCTTCCGTAGTTTCAACCTCTTCAATCGTCCCGTCATTTCGGACGATGTAAGGTAGGTTATGCCCGCCATTGCAATATTGCACCTTGCCGGTTCGAACATCCATCACCCCATAAAAAGCGGTAACAAAAGTGGTGAGATCACTTTCCGGGATCAGCATGGTATTAACTGTTGAAAGACAAAGGGCAGGGTCCTGAATCTGTGAGGCAATCGCTTTGATGGTTGTCCGGGAAACCGCCATATATAAAGAGGCCGGAACTCCTTTGCCGGAAACGTCGGCACATACAAAGCCCAGGTGGTGTTCATCCAGCATAAAGAAATCATAAAAATCACCACCTACCTGTTTGGCGGTGTACATCTCTGCGTAAATGCTAAACTCTGAGCGGTCAGGGAAGGGAGGGAACTCCTGGGGCAGCATCTTCTGCTGAATACGAGCCGCTGTTTCCAGGTCGGTTTGTACGGCTTCCAGCGTTTTTTTGTGTTGAATGCCATCCTGAATGAGTTGTATTTCTTTCAGCGTTTTTTCGATAGTGGCATTCAGGTCGGTGAAGTCGATGGGCTTGGTTACAAAATCAAAAGCACCCCGGTTCATCGCGGTGCGGATGTTATCCATATCTCCATAGGCGGAAACAATCACGGTTTTGAACGTGGGGTTTTCGAGTTTCTGCGTCTCCGTCAGAAAAGTGAGCCCGTCCATCCGGGGCATATTGATATCAGATAAAACCAGGGAAATGTTATGCGATTCGCTGAGCATTTCGAGGGCTTCTTCTCCGTTTTCGGCAAAGAAAAATTCGTATTCATCCTCTTTTATTTGTTTGCGGAACCGTTGCAAAATTAACATTTGCAGATCCGGTTCATCATCAACCACTAATATTCTGTGCTTTTCCATAACCCTAGGTTAAATTAAACGTCTATTGGTGAATCAATTGGTTGATTTCTTCTCTGAGTTCTTCAAAATCGATGGGCTTGGTAAAAAATGCCTTTGCGCCCGATTCCATGGCTTTGTCGTAATTATGCTGGTCGCCATAGGCAGATATCATGCTTACTTTTATTTGCGGGAAATCAGTTTTCACCTTTTCCAGCAGCTCCAGTCCCGACATACCCGGCATGTTGATATCAGAAAATATATACACAACCTCGGGGGGGTGATTACTTCTCAAAATCTCGATGGCTTCATCGCCGGAAAAGGCAAATTCCAGTTCCAGGGCATTGCTCCGTATTTCTTTTCTGAATTTTTGACGAAACAGCATTTCAACGTCTTTTTCATCATCCACCACTAAAAATTTCATGGGTTCGCTCATTATTCTATTTGTTTAGGTTGATCGTAAATATTGTGCCCTTACCTTTTTCAGAATCTACCTGAATGGTGCCACCGTGTGCTTTGATGATATCATTGGTAATGCTGAGTCCGAGTCCGGTACCTTCCGTTCCTTTCTTTGTAGTGAAGAAAGGCTGCATAATTTTGTCTCTCATGTCGTCCGGTATTCCCGGCCCGTTATCTTCAATTTGAAGTAAAACGTTTCCATTTTCTGATGAAGTCCTCACCGTAAGCTTGGCTTTGTATTCTTTAGAATTTGTTGCTTGGTCTTTGGACTTCAGCTTTTCCCTCATCGCATCAAAAGCATTGTTGCACAGGTTTACGATTACGCGACTGAAGTCTTCGGCTATTAATGGGATTGGATCTATACTTTCATCCAGGTCAAATATGATGTCAGAATTGATGGGCTCCTTGCCGGCTCTCATACCGTGGAAAGTCAGGTTCACATACTCTCTGACTACCGTATTTATCTGGGTCGGCTCTTTTCTGCCGCTGCCTCCACGCGAGTGCTGCAACATCGATTTCACGATAGAATCAGCCCTTTGTCCGTGCTCATGAATTTTATTGAGGTTCGCTTCAATGTCGGCTAACAGATCCTTTAAGTCAGTATTATCACCGGCCAGCTCACGAGCTTCCTCCAGCAGTTCCACATTCAAGTCAGAAAAGTTATTCACGAAATTCAGCGGATTCTTAATCTCATGGGCAATACCGGCAGTAAGCTGTCCAAGTGAAGCCAGTTTTTCCTGCTGTATGAGCTGTTGCTGCATGTCTTTTAACTCACTCAAGGTTGCATTCAGTTTTCGATAGGCTGAAGCATTGTCGAGGGCAATGGCAGCATAAGTGGCCAGGTTTCTCAACAGGTTCACATGATAAGCGGTGTACGCATCTTTCTTGAAGCTTTGAGTGGTGATAACACCTATCACCCGGTCTTGCTGAACCAGCGGCAGGTAGAGTATAGACTTCGACTCTTCCCCTTCAATAGGCGCCTGATAGGTTTTAACATACTTGGTATGCTCGTTGGCGTAATCCCCGACAATAATTTCCTCTTTGTTCTTGAAGCAGAAAACCGCCAGGCGGTCTTCTTCGTCCAGGTTGTTTACAAAAGGAGATAACATCTTTCCCTTTTCCTTGGTAGCCGGGAACTCGAGTCGGTTTTTTTCTTCATTATAAATTCCGACCCCAAAAATGGAAGCATCCATCAGGGCGTTCACATTCTCGTAAACGGTGTCAATGATTTTGTTTACCGAAAGAGTGGAGGTAATGGCCCGCCCGATCTGGCTCAGCTGCTCGGTATCCGACCGGCGCTTGTTTTCAGCCTCGGCCCGGAGCTCGGCTTCTCGAAGTGCCTGTCGTTCTTGTTCCTTTTTAGAAATACGGCTGCGCTGAAAACGATCAACCCCAAAAACCATAAAGCCCAGCATTCCAACTCCTAAAGAGTAGGCCCACCAGGTTCTGTACCACGGAGGTAAAATGGTTAATCCAATTGTGGCTCCTTCGTGATTCCAGACTCCATCCGCATTCGCTGCTTTCACTTTAAAAGTATATTCCCCTTCCGGAAGATTGGTGTAGGTTGCCGAACGTTTGTTGCCGGCATCAATCCAGTCCGGGTCAAATCCCTCCAGTTGGTAGGAGTAGGTATTCATTTTGGGGTTGGCATAATGCAGGGCCACATAGTCAAAAGTTACTTCATTTTGGTAATAGGGAAGAGTAATTTTTTGAGTATTACTGAGTGCATCCTTGAGCGGAGAATCAGGTCCGGGCACTACGGGTTTGTTGAATATTTTAAAATCAGAAAGCACTACCTGAGGTGGGATTTCATTCACATGCAGCTGTTCGGGAACAAAAGCCGTAACTCCTTCGCCACTGCCAAAATACATAACTCCGTTATTTCCTTTGAAATAACCGTTCTGAGAATATTCCAGTGCCATAAGTCCGTCATCGAGCCCGTAATTTCTAAACGTCTCAGTGGCAGGGTCAAAATTAGAGATGCCTTTATTGGAGCTCATCCAAAGGGTGTTGTTATTATCCACCAACAAGCCATATAGCGAATTATTAGAAAGACCTTGTTCCTCGGTAAAATGCGTAGCCTTGCCGGTTTGTATATCAAAGCGGTTCAGCCCACCATTTGAGGTAGCCAGCCAAAGTGTACCCGGATCATTATTCAGCTGGGTTATGCTTTGTATTTGACTGTTGTTGATGGTTGTTGAATCGGTAGGTTTATAGGTAGAAGCTACAGTTGCAATACCGTCGGGTGTTATTTGGAGTAAACCTAAAGTAGTACCTGCCCACAACATGCTGTCTTCAGCCATATGCAAACTCAAAACGGGAGGGCCGAAATCGGTTTTTAATTCTTCCTGAGGAAGGGGGATATGTTCATACTCTCCGGTGATTGAATTAAAGCGATCGAGCCCGCCAATGCTGCCAATCCAGAAGACGTCCTCATCAGTTGCGGTTGGTACGATCGCAAAAAGGCTGTTTCGGCCCTGGTTCCCATCAATCCGCGGGTGGCGGAAATAAGTAGATTTTTTAGTTGTGCGATCGAATAAACTCAGCCCACCGCTGGTGCCTATCCAAAAACGACCATTAGCATCTTCATGGAATACCCGTATGGATCCAAATATTAATGATGTGGTATCATCAGGGTTAGAAGTATAATGAGAGACTTTCCCGGTGTTGATGTCGAATTCAGTGAGGATATCACCCGCAGACCCGATATCTGTTCCTACCCACAAAGTTCCTTCGCTATCTTCAAAAACACCCCATACAATACCCGGGGAGATGGTTTGGTCATCATCAGGGTTATTCTTCAGGTGAGTGAAATTTACCGCGCCGGGATTAAAGGCGGAAAGCCCCCTGGTTGCTGTACCCACCCAGATGGTTCCGGAACGGTCGGCATACATCGATGTAGCAAAATTATCGCTGAGGCTATTTGGGTCTCGCTGATTGTTACGATAAGAAGTGAATTCACGGTCAACGATGTCGAAGCGGGCAACACCTGTTCCAGGGCCGGCCACCCATAATACATTTGGATTCTCTGGATCAGGCACAACCTGATGAAGAAAGTTAAGCGGGTTGACGTTCTCTCCGTCATTGGGTTCAATCAGATATCGCTCAAAGTCCCCGGTTTTGCTATCCAAAAATACCAGTCCATTTCCGGTTGCCAGCCACAAAGCACCGGGTATATCAGGTGAGAGATATTGATCCAAAACATTCTGAGGGGCTCCATAAAACTCACGGCCATCTATATCAAACAAAAAGCGGGTGATTTCATAAGTATCCGGGTGAATTCTTGAAATGCCATTAGTGCCACCGGCCCAAAGATTGCCTTCAGAGTCTTCGTTAATCCAAAAGACAGTTTGGCTTGCAATTGTTGTTGGATCTTCATGGTCATGCTGGTACCGTATGAATGTGCCGTCTTCACCAGCGGGCATACGATTCAGTCCATCTCCAAAGGTGCCCACCCACAGGTTCCCCCGGCTGTCTTCGAACGGCATAAAAGCACGGTCGCTGGAAATACTGGTAGAGTCATTCGGGTCGTGAACGAACTTCGTGAATTTTCCTGTAGCCTGATTCAGTCGGTTTAATCCACCGCCTTCTGTTGTAACCCAAATATCCCCGTTTGCTGATTCATCCATCCCCCAAACCCAGTTCTCGGAAAGAGACGTGGTATCGAAAGGAGTTTGCTTGTACACTTTAAATTCATAGCCATCGTAGCGGTGGAGACCACCCTGAGTAGCAATCCAGAGAAACCCCTTACTATCCTGCATAATGGTATTTGCACTGGCCTGATTCATCCCATCGCTGAGCCCGGTATGCTCAAAGCGCAGGGAAGGAGCTTCACTTTGTAAAAGCGTGGGTTTTATTTCCTGTTCGGTTTGGGCATGAACAGAAGTTACCAGGCCTACAGAAGCAGCCAGGCAAATAATGCCGGTTTTAAAAGATAGTATGTTTTTTTTGCTCATCGTTTATCCCCCCGGGGATAATTTAATGGTGAGACATGTACCCTCATGTTGGTTAGTGGAAACTTCTAAAAAACCACCGTGTGCTTTAATAATGTCGTTGGTAATGCTTAACCCCAACCCCGTACCTTCGGTGCCCTTCTTTGTCGTGAAAAAAGGCTGAAGAATCTTTTCCTTTATATCTGGTGAAATACCCGGACCATTATCCTCAATTTCTATGAAAGTTGCTTGATTCTTCTCATAGGTCCTCACCGTCAGCTTTGGCTTATATTCTTTACCCTCACTTCCTGAAAGCTGTGGGCTGCCAACTGACAGCTTTTCCCTCATCGCATCAAAGGCATTATTACACAAATTGATTATCACCCGGCTAAAATCTTCAGGAATCAGCGGTACTTCTCCGATCGAATCATCCAGCTCAAAATCCATAGCTACGTTTATGGGATTCTTGCTTGCCCTCATACCATGGAAGGAGAGATTTACAAATTCTTTAACCAATGCATTCAAATCCGTAGGCTCCATCTTTCCGGAACCACCCCGGCTATGCTCCAGCATTGATTTGACGATAGAATCAGCCCGTGTACCGTGTACATGAATTTTGCGGAGATTCTTGTCAATATCATTCAGGTTATCATTGGCCTCCTTAATACGCCCTTTATCCTCCGCTGAAAGCTGATCGCTGAGAGCTGAAAGCTCCTCTTTTGTCTCTTCTATCAACTCCACACTCAACTCCGAAAAATTATTCACAAAATTCAGCGGGTTCTTAATCTCGTGGGCAATGCCGGCGGTGAGTTGTCCAAGGGAAGCCAGTTTTTCCTGCTGTATAAGCTGTTCTTGTGTAGCCTGCAGGTTTTCAAGACTTTCTTCCAATTCCCTGGTTCGTTTTTTGACAAGATTTTCCATAGTGCCATATAATTCGCCATATCGATGGGAGATAAACAGGCTTAAACCAAAAGGGATGGAGGAAAATGCTAATGTCGTATTTAAATAAGACAAGAAGCTTGAAAGGGTATATACTCCTAAAACTTCCAGCCAATAAATGATCACACAAATGATAGACGCTAATATTCCGCCTGCAATATAAACCAGCCCGGTTTTTTTTCTGCGATATGCAACTCGGATCAGGAAGGCACTCAATACAAACGATATAAATAAAACACCCAGTGCTGAATAAGCCAGGTAAAAATCAAAATGATAAATCAGTGCATAAGCCAGAAAAACCCAGGCAAAATGAATTACCTGGTAGTAGTTCTTTAACCGGAACAGCAGGGCTATCACAAAAGGAAGAATGGTAAATGGAAATGCGCATAACAGGTTCCAGGTATAATCTGCAAGAATATAGCCTAATGTCTTGTACTCAATGAAAGCAAAACTGTGCACAGTCAGGCTTCCTATAAGTAAACATAAAATGACGAGTATGATTACAGGGTTGGAGGGGTCTTCAGGAAACTTCAGGTAGAGCATTAAATGAATTAGAAATAGCATCAATAAAATGCCTCCGGTAAAAGAAGCCGTAAATATTCTAAAATCAATTTCGGCAGATAAGTACTTATTGTAGGAAGCAGTGGAAAAACCCATAGTAAAACCCAAATCTGTAGCTGTCTTTCCAAATAACTGTTGATATGGTTTTGCCTGGTGGAATGAGTATCTGACGGCCAATGTGTGTATCCCTCCGGGTTCAATACTGACAGACTCTTTGAGCTTAGTGTTTGGTGAAAAAGTGGTTTCGCTTTCAGGATGAACCGAGAAGATTCCATAATTTTTTATGAGTTTCCCATCCAGATAGACCTCAGCGGCTCCAAATCCGTAAAAATAAAGGTTCCAGTTTTCTTTATAGAAAGCACTGTCGGCAATAAACTGAATTCTCCACCATCCGTAACCCGGCCAGAGTGAATCCGGCATTTCGCTTGCCCGGAGCCCGCCCGGCGGGATATTATGCCATGAGGAATCATTAAAATCAGGATCAGCCCATTCCGGGTTATCACCGGGGTGGTACCTCCAGGATTTATCGAACTTGGGAGAGCTTAAAAGCAGTCGGCCGGTATCAGTTACATCAGCCATTTCGATAGCAGTCAAAGTTGTGTCCTGGTGGACAGGGTTTTCAGCTATGCCCACAGAAAGAAGTAACCCGAAAAATATGGCTAAAGTATTCATGGCACTGTATTTAATTGTACTATAAAACAGGTGCCATTACCATTCGTATTAATACGTATTTCCCCGCCGTGGGCTTTTACAATATCATTAGTGATGCTAAGCCCCAACCCGGTTCCCTCTGTACCTTTCTTGGTCGTAAAAAATGGTTGTAATATCTTACTTCTCATCTCCTCCGGAATTCCCGGTCCGTTGTCTTCAATCTCAATAGATACTTTCCCGTTTTGAAAGGAAGTCCGCACCGTTAGTTTTGCCCTATATTCTTTACCACCACTTTCTGAATGCTGTCGTCTGTCAGCTGACAGCTTTTCCCTCATCGCATCAAAGGCATTGTTGCACAGGTTCACGATCACCCGGCTGAAATCTTCGGCAATCAGCGGTACTTCTCCGATCGAATCATCCAGCTCAAAATCCATAGCTACATTTATGGGATTCTTGCTTGCTCTCATCCCGTGGAAGGAGAGGTTCACAAATTCTTTGACCAAAGCATTCAAATCGGTAGGCTCCATCTTTCCGGAACCACCCCGGCTGTGTTCCAGCATGGATTTAACGATGGAGTCAGCCCGTGATCCATGCTCATGAATTTTGCGGAGATTCATGTCAATGTCCTTCAGTATTTCATGAGCCTCTTTAATACGCCCTTTATCCTCAGCTGAAAGCTGATCACTGAGAGCTGACAGCTCCTCCTTCGTCTCTTCAATCAACTCCACACTTAACTCCGAAAAATTATTCACAAAATTCAGCGGGTTTTTAATCTCATGAGCGATGCCGGCGGTGAGTTGCCCAAGCGAAGCCAGTTTTTCCTGCTGAACCAATTGCTCCTGGGCCGCTCGCAGTTCATTTAATGCCGACTGCAGTTTTTGATAGGCTTCTGCATTTTGAACGGCAATACCTACGTTGGCTGCAATAGTGGAGAGCAAACGAAGGTCAGTTTCGCTGAATCGGTTTTCCTGTTCCTTACTTTGAACGCTGATTACCCCCAGTGATTTTTTACCGGCCAGGATGGGAACTCCAAGGTAAGACTCCACCATTTCCCCTTTCTTCTCAGCCTTAATTTTATCGTAGGTTTCATCGAGGTCGTGGTTCACCAGCAGTGGCTCTTTGCTGGTGATGATTTTTTCGGTGATTCCATTTCCAAAAGGCCGCGATTCTGATTTATCTCCATAGTAATATGGAAAATGAAGCAGGTCTGATTTCTTATCATGAATAGCCAGGTAAACAATGTCTGCTTTAAATGTTTCCCGCATCTTTTCCCCAACCAGTTTAAAAAGCGCATCCACTTCCAGCTGCGATACAATCGCCTTACTGATACTGTTCACGGTTTGAAGTTCGGCGGCTCGCTGCTCGGTTTCCCCCAATAGCCGGGTGGTTTCGTTAAACAATCGGGCATTTTCAAGCGCTACACTCATACTGTTTGTGAGGGTGGTAAGCAGGCGAACATCTGATTCTGTAAACGCGTGCTCCTTTTCTACATTCTGAAGGCTGATGGAGCCCATTACTTTATCACCCACGATCATTGGTACAAAGATGGCTGCCTTGGGAGGTAACCCCTTACTAATACCATGATCGGTGTCTCCGTATTTTTTAGCCGTTTCTACATAATCTTCATTAATAAGTAATGCTTCTTTGGTTTTGATGAGATGTTTATTTGCCCAGATAAATGGCCGGGGTTCTAGATAAAGACGTTCCCCATTTTCAACGGCGTATTCCCAGGTCTCAATTTCTTTGTCATGGTCGAAAGTACGGATGAGCATTGTTTGGGTATTCAGAACCTCACAAATGCGGTTGCCAACCAGGCTGTAGATGGCCTGCATGTCCATTTCCCGCACCAATCCTTCCTGCACACTGTTGATTACGGCCAGCTCGGCATTACGCTGTTCGGTTTCAGCCAGCAGACGGTTGGTTTCATTAAAAAGGCGGGCATTTTCGAGGGCCACCGTCATACTGTTAACCAAGGTGGTAAGTAAACTTACGTCGGAAGAAGAGAAAGCATTCTCCCGGTCCAGGTTTTGAAGGGTCACATACCCGCGAACGGTATCACCCACAATCATTGGTACATATACTGCAGACTTTGCCAATTTTGTTCCGGGTACAGGCTTGAATGGTTTCTTATTTATCCTTGCCATTTCAGCTGCTGCATTCTCATTAATCAGCAGCGTCGATTTATCTTCAATAATTTTAGCTCTAAGCCTGTCGTATAATCTTGATTTTGGGTAAAGCCTTTCCCCGTCTTCAAATACATACTTAAATAGTTCTTTCTTCACTTCGTGATTAAAAGTAACCACACCGGTTACCTGGGCATCAAAAAGATCTCTAATTCGGGAACCCACTAAATCATAGATACCCTGCATGTCCATTTCAGCAACAAGGCCCTGTTGTACACTATTTATAACGGCAAGCTCTGCATTTCGCTGTTCGGTTTCGTTAAAAAGACGTGCATTTTCCAGCGC
Proteins encoded:
- a CDS encoding sensor histidine kinase encodes the protein MNTLAIFFGLLLSVGIAENPVHQDTTLTAIEMADVTDTGRLLLSSPKFDKSWRYHPGDNPEWADPDFNDSSWHNIPPGGLRASEMPDSLWPGYGWWRIQFIADSAFYKENWNLYFYGFGAAEVYLDGKLIKNYGIFSVHPESETTFSPNTKLKESVSIEPGGIHTLAVRYSFHQAKPYQQLFGKTATDLGFTMGFSTASYNKYLSAEIDFRIFTASFTGGILLMLFLIHLMLYLKFPEDPSNPVIILVILCLLIGSLTVHSFAFIEYKTLGYILADYTWNLLCAFPFTILPFVIALLFRLKNYYQVIHFAWVFLAYALIYHFDFYLAYSALGVLFISFVLSAFLIRVAYRRKKTGLVYIAGGILASIICVIIYWLEVLGVYTLSSFLSYLNTTLAFSSIPFGLSLFISHRYGELYGTMENLVKKRTRELEESLENLQATQEQLIQQEKLASLGQLTAGIAHEIKNPLNFVNNFSELSVELIEETKEELSALSDQLSAEDKGRIKEANDNLNDIDKNLRKIHVHGTRADSIVKSMLEHSRGGSGKMEPTDLNALVKEFVNLSFHGMRASKNPINVAMDFELDDSIGEVPLIPEDFSRVIINLCNNAFDAMREKLSVGSPQLSGSEGKEYKPKLTVRTYEKNQATFIEIEDNGPGISPDIKEKILQPFFTTKKGTEGTGLGLSITNDIIKAHGGFLEVSTNQHEGTCLTIKLSPGG
- a CDS encoding two-component regulator propeller domain-containing protein is translated as MSKKNILSFKTGIICLAASVGLVTSVHAQTEQEIKPTLLQSEAPSLRFEHTGLSDGMNQASANTIMQDSKGFLWIATQGGLHRYDGYEFKVYKQTPFDTTSLSENWVWGMDESANGDIWVTTEGGGLNRLNQATGKFTKFVHDPNDSTSISSDRAFMPFEDSRGNLWVGTFGDGLNRMPAGEDGTFIRYQHDHEDPTTIASQTVFWINEDSEGNLWAGGTNGISRIHPDTYEITRFLFDIDGREFYGAPQNVLDQYLSPDIPGALWLATGNGLVFLDSKTGDFERYLIEPNDGENVNPLNFLHQVVPDPENPNVLWVAGPGTGVARFDIVDREFTSYRNNQRDPNSLSDNFATSMYADRSGTIWVGTATRGLSAFNPGAVNFTHLKNNPDDDQTISPGIVWGVFEDSEGTLWVGTDIGSAGDILTEFDINTGKVSHYTSNPDDTTSLIFGSIRVFHEDANGRFWIGTSGGLSLFDRTTKKSTYFRHPRIDGNQGRNSLFAIVPTATDEDVFWIGSIGGLDRFNSITGEYEHIPLPQEELKTDFGPPVLSLHMAEDSMLWAGTTLGLLQITPDGIATVASTYKPTDSTTINNSQIQSITQLNNDPGTLWLATSNGGLNRFDIQTGKATHFTEEQGLSNNSLYGLLVDNNNTLWMSSNKGISNFDPATETFRNYGLDDGLMALEYSQNGYFKGNNGVMYFGSGEGVTAFVPEQLHVNEIPPQVVLSDFKIFNKPVVPGPDSPLKDALSNTQKITLPYYQNEVTFDYVALHYANPKMNTYSYQLEGFDPDWIDAGNKRSATYTNLPEGEYTFKVKAANADGVWNHEGATIGLTILPPWYRTWWAYSLGVGMLGFMVFGVDRFQRSRISKKEQERQALREAELRAEAENKRRSDTEQLSQIGRAITSTLSVNKIIDTVYENVNALMDASIFGVGIYNEEKNRLEFPATKEKGKMLSPFVNNLDEEDRLAVFCFKNKEEIIVGDYANEHTKYVKTYQAPIEGEESKSILYLPLVQQDRVIGVITTQSFKKDAYTAYHVNLLRNLATYAAIALDNASAYRKLNATLSELKDMQQQLIQQEKLASLGQLTAGIAHEIKNPLNFVNNFSDLNVELLEEARELAGDNTDLKDLLADIEANLNKIHEHGQRADSIVKSMLQHSRGGSGRKEPTQINTVVREYVNLTFHGMRAGKEPINSDIIFDLDESIDPIPLIAEDFSRVIVNLCNNAFDAMREKLKSKDQATNSKEYKAKLTVRTSSENGNVLLQIEDNGPGIPDDMRDKIMQPFFTTKKGTEGTGLGLSITNDIIKAHGGTIQVDSEKGKGTIFTINLNK